In one window of Dyella thiooxydans DNA:
- a CDS encoding M28 family metallopeptidase gives MKRLLACSIAAAFACAASAANAPKTPTFDPHYLSRQVKMLSSDAFEGRGPATEGEKRTVAYVISQMKAAGLQPAGVMKDGKRSWTQPVPLGRFEITGTPAFNLMLDGKNVPLVQGDQIAVRAAMDGSTHVDIHDAPLVFVGYGVKAPERNWDDFKGVDLRGKIAVALVNDPDYETGHGDFGGKAMTYYGRWTYKYEEIARQGALGLLIIHETAPASYGWPTVKNSNTNAQFDIVREHPSEAHSKVEGWIQRDLAVTMFKNAGLDFDAMKKLAQTREFKPVTLKGETFSAKFDVDAKVITSQNILGMVKGSKHPDETVIYSAHWDHLGIGAPDAKGDRIYNGAVDNGTGTAALLALGRAFAHASKPERSVVFLNVTAEEKGLLGSEYYASHPVFPLARTVGVINMDALDPHGLTRNFTISGTAKLGLLDDLIKVAKQFGETYSPDPHPEAGYFFRSDHFSFAKRGVPAISFGSGDDWVDGGVAAGEAADKAYTRDHYHQPSDEWQADWSFKGMAHDMGMLYTLGRNLADSRQWPDWSKDSEFRAARDATDDQRK, from the coding sequence GTGAAACGACTGCTTGCCTGTTCCATCGCCGCCGCGTTCGCCTGTGCCGCGTCGGCCGCCAACGCACCGAAGACCCCCACGTTCGATCCGCACTACCTTTCCCGCCAGGTCAAGATGCTGTCTTCCGATGCCTTCGAGGGCCGCGGTCCGGCCACCGAGGGCGAGAAGCGTACCGTCGCCTACGTGATCAGCCAGATGAAGGCCGCCGGCCTGCAACCGGCCGGCGTGATGAAGGACGGCAAACGCAGCTGGACCCAGCCGGTGCCGCTGGGCCGCTTCGAGATCACCGGCACGCCGGCGTTCAACCTCATGCTCGACGGCAAGAACGTGCCGCTGGTGCAGGGCGACCAGATTGCCGTGCGCGCGGCGATGGACGGCTCCACCCATGTGGACATCCATGACGCGCCGCTGGTGTTCGTCGGCTATGGCGTGAAGGCACCGGAGCGCAACTGGGACGACTTCAAGGGCGTGGACCTGCGCGGCAAGATCGCCGTGGCACTGGTCAACGACCCCGACTACGAGACCGGCCACGGCGACTTCGGCGGCAAGGCCATGACCTACTACGGCCGCTGGACCTACAAGTACGAGGAAATCGCTCGGCAGGGCGCGCTGGGCCTGCTGATCATCCACGAGACGGCGCCCGCCTCCTACGGCTGGCCCACGGTGAAGAACTCCAACACCAATGCGCAGTTCGACATCGTGCGAGAGCATCCCTCCGAGGCGCACTCGAAGGTCGAAGGCTGGATCCAGCGCGACCTCGCGGTGACGATGTTCAAGAACGCCGGGCTCGACTTCGACGCGATGAAGAAGCTGGCGCAGACCCGCGAATTCAAGCCAGTGACGCTCAAGGGCGAGACCTTCTCGGCGAAGTTCGACGTCGACGCCAAGGTGATCACCTCGCAGAACATCCTGGGCATGGTCAAGGGCAGCAAGCATCCCGACGAGACGGTGATCTACAGCGCCCACTGGGACCACCTCGGCATCGGTGCGCCCGACGCGAAGGGCGACCGCATCTACAACGGCGCGGTGGACAACGGCACCGGCACGGCCGCCCTGCTCGCTCTCGGCCGCGCGTTCGCGCACGCGTCGAAGCCGGAGCGATCGGTGGTGTTCCTCAACGTCACCGCGGAAGAAAAAGGCCTGCTCGGCTCGGAGTACTACGCCAGCCACCCGGTGTTCCCGCTGGCCAGGACGGTGGGCGTGATCAACATGGATGCGCTCGACCCGCACGGGTTGACCCGCAACTTCACCATCTCCGGCACGGCCAAGCTCGGCCTGCTCGACGACCTGATCAAGGTGGCCAAGCAGTTCGGCGAAACCTACTCGCCGGACCCGCACCCGGAGGCCGGCTATTTCTTCCGCTCCGATCACTTCTCGTTCGCCAAGCGCGGCGTGCCGGCAATCTCGTTCGGCTCCGGCGACGACTGGGTGGACGGCGGCGTGGCCGCCGGCGAGGCGGCGGACAAGGCCTACACCCGCGACCACTACCACCAGCCCTCGGACGAGTGGCAGGCCGACTGGTCGTTCAAGGGCATGGCGCACGACATGGGCATGCTCTACACGCTGGGCCGCAACCTGGCGGACTCGCGCCAGTGGCCGGACTGGAGCAAGGACTCCGAGTTCCGCGCCGCTCGCGACGCCACCGACGACCAGCGCAAGTAG
- a CDS encoding DUF962 domain-containing protein produces MAGFSSFREFYPFYLGEHRHPVCRRLHFAGSLCVLAIIAMVIVSGRLAWLWLAPVAGYGFAWIGHFVFEKNRPATFKHPFYSLAGDWVMFFDVLRGKVRL; encoded by the coding sequence ATGGCCGGTTTCTCCAGTTTCCGCGAGTTCTATCCGTTCTATCTGGGCGAGCACCGCCACCCGGTGTGCCGGCGCCTGCATTTCGCGGGCAGCCTCTGCGTGCTGGCGATCATCGCGATGGTCATCGTCAGCGGTCGGCTCGCCTGGCTGTGGCTGGCGCCGGTGGCCGGCTACGGCTTCGCCTGGATCGGTCACTTCGTGTTCGAGAAGAATCGTCCGGCCACGTTCAAGCATCCCTTCTACAGCCTGGCCGGCGACTGGGTGATGTTCTTCGACGTGTTGCGCGGCAAGGTCCGCTTGTAG
- a CDS encoding pirin family protein, with protein MDANPLLIDGRVHDLGDGFRVRRLLPVLQARHVGPFVFFDHMGPARMPTGRGIDVRPHPHIGLATVTWLFEGAIRHRDSLGSLADIRPGAVNWMTAGRGIVHSERTPPAERESGHNLHGVQVWVALPADAEEVAPEFHHHDAAELPRIEREGASLTLIAGTAWGERSPVKVFAPMFFVEARLDAGATLEWPLEHAERGVHVIEGEVRWGGLDVSPGLMAVQAGDAAPPLQALSASRVMLFGGAPLDGERHLWWNFVSTRRERIEQAKADWRGGRFDTVPGDEVERIPLPER; from the coding sequence ATGGATGCCAACCCGCTGCTGATCGATGGCCGCGTGCACGACCTGGGCGACGGCTTCCGGGTGCGCCGCCTGCTGCCTGTGCTGCAGGCCCGCCACGTCGGCCCCTTCGTGTTCTTCGACCACATGGGTCCGGCGAGGATGCCGACGGGTCGCGGCATCGACGTGCGCCCGCATCCGCACATCGGCCTGGCTACGGTGACCTGGCTGTTCGAGGGGGCGATCCGCCATCGCGACAGCCTCGGCAGCCTTGCCGACATCCGTCCCGGAGCGGTGAACTGGATGACCGCCGGCCGTGGCATCGTGCATTCCGAGCGCACGCCGCCGGCCGAGCGCGAGAGCGGGCACAACCTGCACGGCGTGCAGGTGTGGGTGGCGCTTCCGGCCGACGCCGAGGAGGTCGCGCCGGAGTTCCACCATCACGACGCGGCCGAGCTGCCGCGGATCGAGCGCGAGGGTGCCTCGCTGACCCTGATCGCCGGTACCGCGTGGGGCGAGCGGTCGCCGGTGAAGGTGTTCGCGCCGATGTTCTTCGTCGAGGCGCGGCTGGACGCCGGCGCGACGCTGGAGTGGCCGCTCGAGCACGCCGAGCGCGGCGTGCATGTGATCGAGGGCGAGGTCCGCTGGGGCGGACTGGACGTGTCGCCCGGACTGATGGCGGTGCAGGCGGGCGACGCGGCGCCGCCGCTGCAGGCGTTGTCGGCCAGCCGCGTGATGCTGTTCGGTGGGGCGCCGCTGGATGGCGAACGCCACCTGTGGTGGAACTTCGTCTCCACCCGGCGCGAGCGGATCGAACAGGCCAAGGCGGACTGGCGCGGCGGACGCTTCGACACCGTGCCCGGCGACGAGGTCGAACGTATCCCCCTGCCGGAGCGCTGA
- a CDS encoding NADH:flavin oxidoreductase/NADH oxidase gives MSLFEPLQQRSLTLRNRLVVAPMCQYSASDGLPDTWHLVHLGSRAVGGASLVISEATAVSAEGRISPGDVGLWNEAQQCAWAPITAFIRAQGALAGVQLAHAGRKASAQRPWEGGGPLGIDEGAWPTVAPSALPFDTGWHVPAALDEAGIAKVIGDFRTAARRALDAGFQLVEVHAAHGYLLHQFLSPLSNRRSDGYGGSFENRTRLVREVVAAIREVWPEALPVWLRISATDWVEGGWDIEQSVALARQVRELGVDLIDVSSGGLVPGVRIPLEPGYQVPFARRIRAEAGIATGAVGLITEPEQAAAIVADGAADVVLQARESLRDPYFPRRAAKALGASIDVPLQYQRAW, from the coding sequence ATGTCCCTGTTCGAACCGCTGCAGCAGCGTTCGCTCACCCTGCGCAACCGCCTCGTGGTCGCGCCGATGTGCCAGTACAGTGCCTCCGATGGCCTGCCCGATACCTGGCACCTGGTGCATCTGGGTAGCCGCGCGGTCGGAGGTGCGTCGCTGGTGATCAGCGAAGCCACGGCGGTATCTGCCGAAGGGCGGATTTCCCCCGGAGACGTCGGCCTGTGGAACGAGGCGCAACAATGCGCCTGGGCGCCGATCACTGCGTTCATCCGCGCCCAGGGTGCCCTCGCCGGCGTGCAATTGGCGCACGCTGGACGCAAGGCCAGCGCGCAGCGTCCCTGGGAGGGCGGCGGCCCGCTCGGTATCGACGAGGGAGCCTGGCCGACCGTTGCACCCTCGGCCCTTCCGTTCGATACCGGCTGGCATGTTCCGGCAGCGCTGGATGAGGCGGGCATCGCCAAGGTGATCGGGGATTTCCGGACCGCCGCGCGCCGCGCGCTGGATGCGGGCTTCCAGCTGGTCGAGGTGCACGCGGCCCATGGTTACCTGCTGCATCAGTTTCTGTCGCCGCTCAGCAACCGTCGCAGCGATGGCTATGGTGGCAGTTTCGAGAACCGCACGCGGCTGGTGCGCGAGGTGGTCGCTGCCATCCGTGAAGTGTGGCCCGAAGCACTGCCGGTGTGGCTGCGCATTTCGGCCACCGACTGGGTCGAGGGCGGCTGGGACATCGAGCAGAGCGTGGCGCTGGCGAGGCAGGTCCGCGAGCTGGGCGTCGACCTGATCGACGTGTCCAGCGGTGGCCTGGTGCCTGGCGTGCGGATCCCGCTCGAACCGGGCTACCAGGTACCGTTCGCGCGCCGCATCCGGGCGGAGGCCGGCATCGCCACCGGCGCGGTCGGCCTGATCACCGAGCCGGAGCAGGCGGCCGCGATCGTCGCCGACGGTGCGGCCGACGTGGTGCTGCAGGCGCGCGAGAGCCTGCGCGATCCCTACTTTCCGCGTCGCGCGGCGAAGGCGCTCGGCGCGTCGATCGACGTGCCGTTGCAATACCAGCGCGCATGGTGA
- a CDS encoding alpha/beta hydrolase family protein, with the protein MSDALSASATLRVSSVESGDGTRAELMLVSPADERAMRAAVLWLPAMGVPARHYLALADDLANQGVAMAIHEWRGIGSSDQRAGRHSDWGYRELLSQDLAASLGAARRQWPGAPLVAGGHSLGGQLAALFAAMHPSSFAGLVLVASGSPFWRMFPRGPLIRIAYSAAPLLAALRGHLPGRWLGFAGNEARGVTVDWARSGRTGRYAARGLDIDLEQGLAQLDLPVLGIRFEDDWLVPPGSLEWLLAKLPLATPTRLVLGAEALDGRPPDHFAWMKAPAAVAGRIAGWLR; encoded by the coding sequence ATGAGCGACGCGCTCTCCGCTTCGGCAACCTTGCGCGTGTCGTCTGTCGAATCCGGCGACGGGACTCGTGCCGAACTGATGCTGGTGTCGCCTGCCGACGAGCGCGCAATGCGGGCGGCGGTGTTGTGGCTGCCTGCGATGGGCGTGCCGGCCCGCCACTACCTGGCTCTGGCCGATGACCTGGCGAACCAGGGCGTGGCCATGGCGATCCACGAGTGGCGCGGTATCGGATCGAGCGATCAGCGGGCCGGTCGACACAGCGATTGGGGCTATCGCGAACTGCTGTCGCAGGACCTGGCGGCCAGCCTGGGCGCTGCACGCCGGCAATGGCCGGGGGCGCCCCTGGTCGCCGGTGGCCACAGCCTGGGCGGGCAACTGGCGGCACTGTTCGCGGCGATGCATCCTTCGTCGTTTGCCGGGCTGGTGCTGGTCGCCAGTGGTTCTCCGTTCTGGCGGATGTTTCCGCGCGGCCCGCTGATCCGCATCGCCTACAGTGCAGCACCGCTGCTGGCCGCGCTGCGCGGCCACCTGCCTGGGCGATGGCTCGGCTTCGCTGGCAACGAGGCGCGCGGCGTGACGGTCGACTGGGCGCGCAGCGGACGTACCGGCCGCTATGCCGCGCGCGGGCTAGACATCGACCTTGAGCAGGGGTTGGCACAACTGGATCTGCCCGTGCTGGGCATCCGTTTCGAAGACGACTGGCTGGTGCCGCCTGGCTCGCTGGAGTGGTTGCTTGCCAAGTTGCCGCTTGCAACGCCAACCAGGCTCGTGCTCGGCGCAGAGGCCCTGGACGGCCGGCCGCCGGACCACTTCGCGTGGATGAAGGCTCCGGCCGCGGTGGCCGGGCGGATCGCCGGCTGGTTGCGCTGA
- a CDS encoding cold-shock protein yields MSDRESGTVKWFNDAKGFGFISRESGPDVFVHFRAITGSGFKSLKEGQKVTFKVVQGQKGLQAEEVSPA; encoded by the coding sequence ATGTCGGATCGAGAGAGCGGTACCGTCAAGTGGTTTAACGACGCCAAGGGTTTCGGCTTCATCAGCCGCGAGAGCGGCCCGGACGTGTTCGTGCATTTCCGGGCGATCACCGGCTCCGGCTTCAAGAGCCTGAAGGAAGGCCAGAAAGTGACCTTCAAAGTGGTGCAGGGGCAGAAGGGCCTGCAGGCCGAGGAAGTATCTCCGGCCTGA
- a CDS encoding cold-shock protein, whose amino-acid sequence MSDRQTGTVKWFNDAKGFGFISRDNGPDVFVHFRAITGNGFKSLQEGQQVTFKVVQGQKGLQAEEVTPA is encoded by the coding sequence ATGTCCGATCGTCAGACCGGTACCGTCAAGTGGTTCAACGATGCCAAGGGCTTCGGCTTCATCAGCCGTGACAATGGCCCGGACGTGTTCGTGCATTTCCGCGCGATCACCGGCAACGGCTTCAAGAGCCTGCAGGAAGGCCAGCAGGTCACCTTCAAGGTGGTGCAGGGCCAGAAGGGTCTGCAGGCCGAGGAAGTGACCCCGGCCTGA
- a CDS encoding winged helix-turn-helix domain-containing protein, with product MRLLQIDTIHVVARSPYLVLFSRLGDYPPEWLEQALADGRLAECWAHEACFVTAADFPLHDAWRHRRGHHWSYRHAERMQREYPAEMRALLERIGQTGPVRSADFTREDRGAGGWWSWKPEKRWLEAWFALGELMVLRRERFQRVYDLAGRVRERLDPPDSGVASGLDEAGLRRHFIADTVRALGVVPARWIADYYRLRPQVTDQEMRPLLVDGEVLQVDVAGWDAPGYVHADHAGALAKALGGRLRATHTAVLSPFDPLVWDRQRLQGMFGFDYALECYVPAPKRQYGYFVLPILHRGALVGRLDAKAHRSKGEFEIKALYLEPGVDGDTRLADALADVLQRLADWHGTPTVRLTRTRPAAFARLLRGALANH from the coding sequence ATGCGGCTGCTGCAGATCGACACGATCCACGTCGTCGCGCGCAGTCCCTACCTGGTGCTGTTTTCCCGGCTCGGCGACTATCCGCCCGAGTGGCTGGAGCAAGCGCTGGCCGACGGGCGCCTGGCTGAATGCTGGGCGCATGAGGCGTGTTTTGTTACCGCTGCCGATTTCCCGTTGCACGACGCCTGGCGGCATCGGCGTGGTCATCACTGGTCGTACCGTCACGCCGAGCGCATGCAGCGCGAATATCCCGCGGAGATGCGCGCACTGCTGGAGCGTATCGGCCAGACCGGGCCGGTACGTTCGGCGGATTTCACCCGCGAGGATCGTGGTGCTGGTGGCTGGTGGTCGTGGAAACCGGAGAAGCGCTGGCTGGAAGCCTGGTTCGCACTGGGCGAGCTGATGGTGTTGCGCCGGGAGAGATTCCAGCGGGTCTACGACCTGGCCGGGCGCGTGCGCGAGCGACTGGATCCCCCGGACTCGGGCGTGGCCTCCGGCCTGGACGAGGCGGGGCTGCGTCGTCACTTCATCGCCGACACCGTGCGTGCGCTCGGCGTCGTGCCGGCGCGCTGGATCGCCGACTACTACCGTTTGCGACCACAGGTGACCGACCAGGAAATGCGGCCTCTGCTGGTCGACGGCGAAGTCCTGCAGGTGGATGTGGCCGGCTGGGATGCGCCGGGTTATGTCCACGCCGATCACGCCGGGGCGCTGGCCAAGGCACTGGGTGGTCGGCTGCGCGCCACGCATACGGCGGTGCTGTCGCCCTTCGACCCGCTGGTGTGGGACCGCCAGCGGCTGCAGGGCATGTTCGGCTTCGACTACGCACTGGAGTGTTACGTACCGGCGCCGAAGCGGCAGTACGGCTATTTCGTGTTGCCGATCCTCCACCGCGGTGCGCTGGTCGGTCGGCTGGACGCCAAGGCACACCGTTCGAAAGGGGAGTTCGAGATCAAGGCGTTGTACCTGGAGCCCGGCGTCGACGGCGACACGCGGCTGGCCGATGCGTTGGCCGATGTGCTGCAGCGATTGGCCGATTGGCACGGCACGCCCACGGTGAGGCTGACCCGGACGCGACCGGCCGCTTTCGCGCGGTTGCTCAGGGGCGCGTTGGCCAACCACTGA
- a CDS encoding phospholipase A, whose translation MLSVPFAGMLALAAAAAHAQNPDPMDIRACTAIESDSQRLACYDRATGRDNLPIAQKHGNPDDVALFARDTGRKPDDGNSVAAPLSLLDSRWELAPEAKLGTFNIRGYKPVYVMPIFATSNQNDRPTSPNPVNTVSAPIALQNAEMKFQLSLKTKVAQDVFGDAGGDVWVGYTQSSHWQVYNSRLSRPFRETNYEPEAMLVFDTHYDVLGWQGRLLGIGFDHQSNGRSNPMSRSWNRVIADVGLERPGWTVMIRPWWRIPESAADDNNPDISDYMGRAEAQIVHEWHGQEFGLLLRHSLRGGSRSHGAGKFTWSFPVAGNLRGYMELFKGYGESMIDYNHNATYLGLGVSLLDWY comes from the coding sequence ATGCTTTCCGTTCCATTCGCCGGCATGCTCGCGCTGGCTGCCGCCGCAGCCCACGCGCAGAACCCGGATCCGATGGACATCCGCGCCTGCACGGCGATCGAAAGCGACTCCCAGCGACTGGCGTGCTACGACCGCGCCACCGGCCGCGACAACCTGCCGATCGCGCAGAAGCACGGGAACCCCGACGACGTCGCGCTGTTCGCCCGGGATACAGGCAGGAAGCCCGATGACGGCAACTCCGTGGCCGCCCCCCTGTCGCTGCTCGACTCGCGCTGGGAACTGGCACCGGAAGCCAAGCTCGGCACCTTCAACATCCGGGGCTACAAGCCGGTGTACGTCATGCCGATCTTCGCCACCAGCAACCAGAACGACCGCCCGACCAGTCCGAACCCCGTGAACACGGTGTCGGCGCCGATCGCCCTGCAGAACGCCGAAATGAAGTTCCAGCTCAGCCTCAAGACCAAGGTCGCGCAGGACGTCTTTGGCGATGCGGGCGGCGACGTCTGGGTCGGCTACACCCAGTCCTCGCACTGGCAGGTCTACAACAGCAGACTCTCCCGCCCGTTCCGCGAGACCAACTACGAACCGGAAGCGATGCTGGTGTTCGACACGCACTACGACGTGCTCGGCTGGCAGGGCCGGCTGCTCGGCATCGGCTTCGACCACCAGTCCAATGGCCGTTCCAACCCGATGTCGCGCAGCTGGAACCGGGTGATCGCCGATGTCGGCTTAGAGCGACCCGGCTGGACCGTGATGATCCGCCCGTGGTGGCGGATCCCGGAGAGCGCGGCGGACGACAACAATCCCGACATCAGCGACTACATGGGACGCGCCGAGGCGCAGATCGTGCACGAGTGGCACGGGCAGGAATTCGGGCTGCTGCTGCGACACTCGCTGCGCGGCGGCAGCCGCAGCCACGGCGCGGGCAAGTTCACCTGGAGCTTTCCGGTCGCCGGCAACCTGCGCGGCTACATGGAACTGTTCAAGGGATACGGCGAGAGCATGATCGACTACAACCACAACGCCACCTATCTCGGCCTGGGCGTGTCGCTGCTCGACTGGTATTGA
- a CDS encoding FKBP-type peptidyl-prolyl cis-trans isomerase, protein MQIADQTVVSFHYTLTDDQGTVIDSSAGREPLTYLHGVGQIVPGLEKEMAGRTVGDQFKVDVAPEEGYGVRHAELEQQVPREAFQGVEDIQPGMQFQGRGPQGVINVTVTRIEDGVVHIDGNHPLAGQTLHFDVQVTEVREATAEEQQHGHVHGPGGHHH, encoded by the coding sequence ATGCAGATTGCCGACCAGACCGTCGTCTCCTTCCACTACACGCTGACCGATGACCAGGGCACCGTGATCGACAGCTCGGCGGGTCGCGAGCCGCTCACCTATCTGCATGGCGTCGGCCAGATCGTCCCCGGCCTGGAGAAGGAGATGGCTGGCCGTACCGTCGGCGACCAGTTCAAGGTCGACGTGGCGCCGGAAGAGGGCTACGGCGTGCGTCACGCCGAGCTCGAGCAGCAGGTGCCGCGCGAGGCTTTCCAGGGCGTGGAGGACATCCAGCCCGGCATGCAGTTCCAGGGGCGCGGCCCGCAGGGCGTGATCAACGTCACCGTGACCAGGATCGAGGACGGCGTGGTGCATATCGACGGCAACCATCCGCTGGCCGGCCAGACCCTGCATTTCGACGTGCAGGTGACCGAGGTGCGCGAGGCGACCGCCGAGGAACAGCAGCACGGTCACGTGCATGGTCCGGGCGGCCATCACCACTGA
- the dacB gene encoding D-alanyl-D-alanine carboxypeptidase/D-alanyl-D-alanine endopeptidase, which yields MHRYPWPITALLFLALCPALALAAAPSAPSPATPAATPTELASRIDALIDAPRFGGADWGIEIVSLDSGHTLYAHQPERLLEPASTAKLFTAALVLEKLGADGHTSTRLLARGPVVRGRLHGPLVLYGMGDPTLGTEDSTDWADHLATTLVERGIRRIDGDLIADDTYFQGPPIGAGWEVGDLLGAFAVPAAALSVQENAAWLTITPGTAAGDAAEVVLDPPFAIPDMSSRVLTTAAGSPPDINLYRAPGSDTLYAFGSVPTGSATMRYHLAMTDPARVAGELLRNALARHGITLHGRVQVLHWPEEDGAYLAGAVELGRVESPTYGAILERGLKRSQNLYLQNLLQLAGVQARAQAIADGTAPDGFLGSSAWGLRALDALLKEIGIAPTQARLTEGSGLSRQNLVTASALVRLLQYMATRPYAATLHDDLPVAGVDGSLIARMRGTPAEGEVHAKTGSMTGVSALAGYVTSAGGEHLAFAAIINHDVPPEGAASPSHTLDAIAELLANYRGRP from the coding sequence ATGCATCGATACCCTTGGCCGATCACCGCCCTGCTCTTCCTCGCCCTCTGTCCAGCCCTCGCGCTTGCCGCCGCCCCGTCTGCCCCGTCTCCGGCGACGCCCGCCGCGACGCCCACGGAGCTTGCCAGTCGCATCGACGCGCTGATCGACGCGCCTCGCTTCGGCGGCGCGGACTGGGGTATCGAAATCGTCTCGCTGGACAGCGGCCACACGCTGTACGCGCACCAGCCCGAGCGGCTGCTGGAACCGGCATCCACCGCCAAGCTGTTCACTGCCGCGCTGGTGCTGGAGAAGCTCGGGGCAGACGGACACACGAGCACCCGCCTGCTCGCCCGCGGCCCGGTCGTCCGCGGCCGCCTGCACGGTCCGCTGGTGCTCTACGGCATGGGCGATCCGACGCTGGGCACGGAAGACAGCACCGACTGGGCCGATCACCTGGCGACGACGCTTGTCGAGCGGGGGATCCGCAGGATCGATGGCGACCTGATCGCCGACGACACCTATTTCCAGGGGCCGCCGATCGGCGCCGGCTGGGAGGTGGGCGACCTGCTCGGCGCCTTTGCCGTGCCTGCCGCCGCACTCAGCGTGCAGGAGAACGCCGCCTGGCTGACCATCACGCCCGGAACCGCCGCCGGCGATGCGGCCGAAGTGGTGCTGGACCCGCCCTTCGCGATTCCAGACATGAGCAGCCGCGTGCTCACCACGGCCGCGGGCAGCCCGCCCGACATCAACCTCTACCGTGCGCCGGGCAGCGACACGCTCTACGCCTTCGGCTCCGTACCGACGGGCTCCGCGACGATGCGCTACCACCTGGCGATGACCGATCCGGCGCGCGTTGCCGGCGAGCTGCTGCGCAATGCCCTGGCCCGCCACGGCATCACCCTGCACGGCCGCGTGCAGGTGCTGCACTGGCCCGAAGAGGACGGCGCCTACCTTGCCGGCGCCGTCGAGCTCGGCCGCGTGGAATCGCCGACGTACGGCGCGATCCTCGAGCGCGGGCTCAAGCGCTCGCAGAACCTCTACCTGCAGAACCTGCTGCAGCTGGCCGGCGTACAGGCCCGAGCCCAGGCCATCGCCGACGGTACCGCGCCCGACGGTTTCCTCGGTTCCAGCGCCTGGGGGCTGCGCGCACTCGACGCCCTGCTGAAGGAGATCGGCATCGCCCCCACGCAGGCGCGGCTCACCGAAGGCAGCGGACTGTCGCGGCAGAACCTGGTCACCGCATCGGCCCTGGTGCGGCTGCTGCAGTACATGGCGACCCGACCCTACGCAGCCACCCTGCATGACGACCTGCCGGTGGCCGGCGTCGATGGCTCGCTGATAGCGCGCATGCGCGGCACGCCGGCCGAGGGCGAAGTACACGCCAAGACCGGCTCGATGACCGGGGTGAGCGCACTGGCGGGCTATGTGACCAGCGCGGGCGGCGAGCACCTGGCGTTCGCGGCGATCATCAACCACGACGTGCCACCAGAAGGCGCGGCTTCACCCAGCCACACGCTGGATGCCATTGCCGAACTGCTGGCGAACTACCGCGGGCGCCCCTGA
- a CDS encoding glutathione peroxidase, producing the protein MTTIYDFSARDIDGNERALAEFRGKTLLVVNVASRCGFTPQYQGLEAVWRRLRERGLVVLGFPCDQFGHQEPGDEAEIRQFCSTRYEVSFPMFAKIEVNGEGADPLYKWLKQEGKGILGSEAIKWNFTKFLVDAEGQVVRRYAPTDTPEKIAKEIESRLG; encoded by the coding sequence ATGACCACGATCTACGACTTCAGCGCCCGCGACATCGATGGCAACGAGCGCGCGCTCGCCGAGTTCCGCGGCAAGACGCTGCTGGTGGTGAACGTGGCCTCGCGATGCGGATTCACGCCGCAGTACCAGGGGCTGGAAGCGGTCTGGCGGCGCCTGCGCGAGCGCGGGCTGGTGGTGCTGGGATTTCCCTGCGACCAGTTCGGCCACCAGGAACCGGGCGACGAGGCGGAAATCCGCCAGTTCTGCAGTACCCGCTACGAGGTCAGCTTTCCCATGTTCGCCAAGATCGAGGTGAATGGCGAAGGCGCCGATCCCCTCTACAAGTGGCTGAAGCAGGAAGGCAAGGGCATCCTCGGCAGCGAGGCGATCAAGTGGAACTTCACCAAGTTCCTGGTCGATGCCGAGGGGCAGGTGGTTCGCCGCTATGCGCCGACCGACACGCCGGAGAAGATCGCGAAAGAGATCGAGTCGCGGCTGGGCTGA